A single window of Arcobacter venerupis DNA harbors:
- a CDS encoding energy transducer TonB translates to MKRYFNSFFIALCFYVFFAIGIFYTFSNDKIIIEKVDEIKTISLNHVEVKQEIKSEQKEEIKEEPELKEQKEVVKELVEKVVETPTPIVKKKIEKKVVEKKNIKKEIVEKKIEVNEKLEKEISDKTVEKSISTEKEILPKSVDEKKEYLDKHLALIRKLINENVKYPLKAKKLSIEGVVIARFKILENGTVESIEIIEGHKFLQNATIEAIQEASKNFPKTNKNIEIQIPIEYKLI, encoded by the coding sequence ATGAAAAGATATTTTAACTCTTTTTTTATAGCTTTATGTTTTTATGTTTTTTTTGCAATAGGAATTTTTTATACGTTTTCAAACGATAAAATCATCATAGAAAAAGTAGATGAAATAAAAACAATATCTTTAAATCATGTAGAAGTAAAACAGGAGATAAAGAGTGAACAAAAAGAAGAAATAAAAGAAGAACCAGAACTCAAAGAACAAAAAGAAGTGGTAAAAGAATTAGTAGAAAAAGTTGTTGAAACACCAACTCCTATTGTCAAAAAAAAGATTGAAAAAAAAGTTGTTGAGAAAAAAAATATAAAAAAAGAGATTGTTGAAAAAAAGATTGAAGTTAATGAAAAATTAGAAAAAGAAATTTCAGATAAAACTGTAGAAAAATCTATCTCTACAGAAAAAGAAATTTTACCAAAATCTGTTGATGAAAAAAAAGAGTATTTAGATAAACATCTAGCTCTTATTAGAAAACTAATTAATGAAAATGTTAAATATCCTTTGAAAGCAAAAAAACTTTCTATTGAAGGTGTTGTAATTGCTAGGTTTAAAATTTTAGAAAATGGTACTGTTGAAAGTATTGAAATTATTGAAGGTCATAAATTCTTACAGAATGCAACAATTGAAGCAATTCAAGAAGCTTCAAAAAACTTCCCAAAAACAAATAAAAATATAGAGATTCAAATTCCTATTGAATATAAACTGATTTAG
- a CDS encoding TonB-dependent receptor plug domain-containing protein: protein MKIYFLLFFIFHSLLFSNDIDNLLQQYNTTSEKSLQTIDEKLGHVFIYSQKDIQLMQYNKLNDVLKELPLINFNKNRFGVLTVSPSATKAAVSGFLRIFINDHEVSSIYTQSASTSWGDLPLDFIDHIEIYYGESSFSNGTETGIYFIRLYTKKGMKENGTELNLKGTSKGSSAQSLTNSKAYENGWSHLVFFSSEKNNESTKYKENKLNNDATRKYLFLNLNNETTDINMAYNDLTKDNYTGLAYDSVPDDGEIIRKDFYVDVRKYFLNDNSLKLNLSLDVNNMKNEEVNQEGMDLLYFSNSKELDSDLKLTKLKADITKSYEYGKNNFITGLSASKKRFDKQNVKIVKFSNQVDNLNQYADFDEEQIISFMLEDDYKLFDNLILIGNAKVDKYKRTGFLDDITESLYRVGAIYTPYENFGLKTFYTKTYLPPAFYNIDYAFTNRNLDVQEYKYFTIEGVYTTEKQKFRITHHNVQIDDFLYYHPKYGFMNISDRTIKTEGFIYSYDYQLSDIDKLSLNYFATKISENVSNSDKGANIKYMGEYDKFEYFTSLIYRNAYTYADLNVDASYNISLGTSYNINKNLKISLKGENLLDSSTQSIFTDSGNNFVLDDYERVFSLSMKWMF, encoded by the coding sequence ATGAAAATTTATTTTTTATTATTTTTTATATTTCATAGCTTACTATTTTCTAATGACATAGATAATTTATTACAACAATATAACACTACTAGCGAAAAATCATTACAAACAATAGATGAAAAACTTGGGCATGTTTTTATCTATTCTCAAAAAGATATACAACTTATGCAATATAATAAGTTAAATGATGTTTTAAAAGAATTACCACTTATAAATTTTAACAAAAATAGATTTGGAGTTTTAACTGTGTCTCCTTCTGCTACAAAAGCAGCAGTTAGTGGATTTTTAAGAATTTTTATTAACGACCATGAAGTTAGTTCAATTTATACTCAAAGTGCCTCTACCTCTTGGGGAGATTTGCCTTTAGATTTTATTGATCATATAGAGATATATTATGGTGAAAGCTCATTTTCTAATGGAACTGAGACCGGAATCTATTTTATAAGACTTTATACAAAAAAAGGTATGAAAGAAAATGGAACAGAGCTAAATTTAAAAGGAACATCAAAAGGTAGTTCTGCTCAAAGTCTAACAAATTCAAAAGCATATGAAAATGGATGGTCACATTTAGTATTTTTTAGTAGTGAAAAAAACAATGAAAGTACTAAATACAAAGAAAATAAATTAAATAATGACGCAACAAGAAAATATCTATTTCTAAATTTAAATAATGAAACAACAGATATAAATATGGCATATAATGATTTGACAAAAGACAATTATACTGGATTGGCTTATGATTCAGTTCCCGATGATGGAGAGATTATCAGAAAAGATTTTTATGTAGATGTTCGAAAATATTTTCTTAATGACAATTCGCTCAAATTAAATCTTTCTTTAGATGTAAATAACATGAAAAATGAAGAAGTAAATCAAGAAGGAATGGATTTATTATATTTTAGTAATTCTAAAGAACTAGATTCGGATTTAAAATTAACAAAATTAAAAGCTGATATTACAAAGTCTTATGAATATGGAAAGAACAATTTTATAACAGGACTTAGTGCGTCAAAGAAAAGATTTGATAAACAAAATGTAAAAATAGTCAAATTTTCTAATCAAGTGGATAATTTAAATCAATATGCCGATTTTGATGAAGAACAAATAATTTCTTTCATGCTTGAGGATGATTACAAACTTTTTGATAATTTAATTTTAATTGGTAATGCAAAAGTTGATAAATATAAAAGAACTGGATTTTTAGATGATATTACAGAATCTCTTTATCGAGTAGGTGCTATTTATACTCCTTATGAAAATTTTGGCTTAAAAACTTTTTACACAAAAACCTATCTTCCACCAGCTTTTTATAATATTGATTATGCTTTTACAAATAGAAATTTAGATGTACAAGAATATAAATACTTCACAATTGAGGGCGTTTATACAACTGAAAAACAAAAATTTAGAATAACTCATCATAATGTACAAATAGATGATTTCCTTTATTATCATCCTAAATATGGATTTATGAATATTAGTGACCGTACTATTAAAACAGAAGGTTTTATTTACAGTTATGACTATCAGCTTTCAGATATTGACAAATTATCGTTAAATTATTTTGCAACAAAGATAAGTGAGAATGTAAGTAATTCAGATAAGGGTGCAAATATTAAGTATATGGGAGAGTATGATAAATTTGAATATTTCACTTCTTTAATATATCGAAATGCTTATACTTATGCAGATTTAAATGTGGATGCATCTTATAATATTTCATTGGGAACTTCATATAATATAAATAAAAATTTAAAAATTAGTTTAAAAGGTGAGAATCTTTTGGATAGTTCAACACAATCTATATTTACAGATTCAGGAAATAATTTTGTACTTGATGATTATGAAAGAGTATTTTCACTTTCAATGAAGTGGATGTTTTAA
- the exbD gene encoding TonB system transport protein ExbD, translated as MKLKKYDSINVIPFIDVLLVLLTIVLMTSTFISKGIIPISLPTATNANNLKVDKEIIIVIKEDGTFYCNNFIEGLDNIKEHILQFPKDTPIHINSDKNAKFETFVSILDMLKSYEYSNISIVTKK; from the coding sequence ATGAAACTGAAGAAGTATGATTCTATAAATGTAATACCTTTTATTGACGTATTACTTGTACTTTTAACTATTGTTTTAATGACTTCAACTTTTATATCAAAAGGGATAATTCCAATATCCCTGCCAACTGCAACAAATGCAAATAATTTAAAAGTAGATAAAGAGATAATTATAGTAATTAAAGAGGATGGAACTTTTTATTGTAATAACTTTATAGAGGGTTTAGACAATATAAAAGAACATATTTTACAATTCCCAAAAGATACACCAATTCATATAAATAGTGATAAAAATGCAAAATTTGAGACTTTTGTATCTATCTTAGATATGTTAAAAAGCTACGAATACTCAAATATCTCAATTGTGACAAAAAAATGA
- the exbB gene encoding TonB-system energizer ExbB — translation MNIEVLKNLVDYGVIALLIFMSFISFWFFIERVIFYKNMDVSSYKNKKALDIALTKHLTIIGTIASNSPYIGLLGTVLAIMLTFMTMGNGDIEAAKIMSSLALALKATAAGLVVAIASQIFYNILGRYAEVLESKYETEEV, via the coding sequence ATGAATATAGAAGTTTTAAAAAATCTAGTTGATTATGGTGTTATTGCCTTGCTTATATTTATGAGTTTTATCTCTTTTTGGTTTTTTATTGAAAGGGTAATTTTTTATAAAAACATGGATGTATCAAGTTATAAAAATAAAAAAGCTCTAGATATTGCTTTGACAAAACATCTTACAATTATTGGAACAATTGCTTCAAATTCTCCATATATTGGATTGCTTGGAACTGTGTTGGCAATTATGCTTACTTTTATGACTATGGGAAATGGTGATATAGAAGCTGCAAAAATTATGAGTTCATTGGCACTTGCTTTAAAAGCAACTGCTGCTGGACTTGTGGTTGCTATTGCTTCTCAGATTTTTTATAATATTTTAGGTCGTTATGCAGAAGTGTTAGAGAGTAAATATGAAACTGAAGAAGTATGA